From Clarias gariepinus isolate MV-2021 ecotype Netherlands chromosome 2, CGAR_prim_01v2, whole genome shotgun sequence, one genomic window encodes:
- the LOC128514910 gene encoding CMP-N-acetylneuraminate-beta-galactosamide-alpha-2,3-sialyltransferase 2-like, with amino-acid sequence MRIYLVLTCLSVTCMILYCFIANQQISWDILPMKMCMCMNCINKDEWFIEHYDGQVPKLMNRNNSNLSSITLDWWLKLQPSKRKVKYCDIVEPLFSHFPDGEHYNDAGPDRCRTCAVVGNSDNLIGSHYGHLIDAHDFIFRMNQGPTVGYERDVGLKTTHRAIYPESAMDLDNSTHLVLLPFKVLDMKWLISIFTNKNITHTYRYVKHTIKANKDKVMIMSPEFMRYVYTRWLKKRGKYPSTGFLILILALHMCDEVNVFGFGPRKDGRWYHYYDKRYHHNMNTGSHNGSVEYTFMLELEKRNKIKIYKGW; translated from the exons ATGAGGATTTATCTAGTTTTAACATGCCTGTCTGTCACCTGCATGATCTTGTACTGCTTCATTGCCAATCAACAAATCTCATGGGATATCTTACCGATGAAGATGTGCATGTGTATGAACTGCATAAACAAGGACGAGTGGTTCATAGAGCACTACGACGGCCAGGTGCCAAAACTTATGAACAGGAATAACAGCAATCTCAGCAGCATCACACTTGACTGGTGGCT GAAGCTACAACCATCAAAACGTAAAGTGAAATACTGTGACATTGTAGAGCCTTTGTTCTCACACTTCCCTGATGGGGAACATTACAATGATGCTGGTCCTGATCGCTGCAGAACCTGTGCTGTGGTGGGCAACTCAGACAACCTGATTGGATCTCACTATGGTCACCTAATTGATGCTCATGATTTCATTTTCAG GATGAATCAGGGTCCCACCGTAGGGTATGAGAGGGATGTTGGTTTGAAGACAACGCATCGAGCCATATACCCTGAGAGTGCTATGGACCTGGACAACTCCAcacatctggtcctgctgccaTTTAAAGTTTTAGACATGAAGTGGCTCATTAGTATCTTCACCAATAAAAACATTACCCA caCATATCGATATGtgaaacacacaataaaagcaAACAAAGATAAG GTCATGATCATGAGCCCTGAGTTTATGAGATATGTCTACACAAGATGGTTAAAGAAACGGGGAAAATATCCTTCCACTGGGTTTCTCATCCTCATATTGGCTTTGCATATGTGTGATGAG GTGAATGTTTTCGGATTTGGGCCAAGGAAAGATGGAAGATGGTACCATTATTATGACAAAAGGTATCATCACAATATGAACACAGGGAGCCACAATGGGAGTGTTGAATATACCTTTATGCTGGAacttgaaaaaagaaataagattaAAATCTATAAAGGATGGTAA